AAGTTATATGCTAAAACTCTACAAATTCAGAGCATTTAACAAATCATATGCTCAAACTCTACGGATCTTAAGTTCCTAAACATAATCTTAGGTTGAAACCTCACATATGCTAGTTTTCACGAAAACATTATAtagaaaccctaaaaaatttCAATCCCtgcaaaaactccaaaaaaacgaaagaccaaaaaaccatcAACCCCATtggaaaaaatgagaaaaatgcaaaaaatcaaagagaaatcttcaaaaatatgtaAAGTAACACATCGAAAAAGATTCACCATAGAATATAAAGATGAGAAGTTGAAGCAACAAGAAAACTAAGAATGTTAGATTCCAAAAAgcctaaaaagaataaaaaatttagTATGAGCGAAAAAAATCTTGTTTAAAGAACATCCCCAGACATGGGGCAACAATCACCAATCAACATTGAGCACACGTAAGCCTAAGTAGTTGCATTTTTCCATTTCACAATGATTACACTCATTGCATAGAGAAAAACATCCACTAAATGTGCTCCTTACCTACAAATACTAGGGGCATGATAAAAGGTACATTACTTCATACTAAGCGACAAAGTCAGAAAAGCATAGTAACTCAAATTGACCTTCTCTTCCtataagtgtaacaccccaattctacccaaagcatttaggcaagaaaatatcagagtattaaaaaaatttcatacaacacaattaggatgttacactaagtaaccaaacaaacaccttgaaaacaaacggacatcaccgatgccaaaagcatacacacctgccaataacatgatacataacacacggaagatatgaacatatatatatacgtatatctctcactctcaaagaggagttttccaaaataaagtgtttacaatacacatcaacacattatcacatatacatgttcaaagagtcatatataaataaataacaacagactcccgactccccggtgttacgtatcagagcaactgacaagaccgactggagaactacctcttccaaaagacttccaaagcggctaatctgcaggatgccactcaagcatcaaatcagcagaagggtgagaatataattcataatgaaagcatgacaattatagtaatgccaacaagtatcatcaagaatcatacaacaaagtaatccactcattcaaccacaatcaatatataagtaatgtgacacatgaatgctaacataaattatacagacagacaatgatgaatgagactcgactatgcatatgcatgtggtaccaaatccggagtaaaactcccttgtcattatgacaaatacacctttgccgagcattatgctgggacttctttccctcaggaaaatacacctttgtcgagcatcaagctacgactaaacgtcatcgagcatttagcccccactgatgacctcttgccactagggcaaatacacctttttaccgagcattaagcccccactggtaataattgccaatacaggccacctgctaatagcattccgccattaacgtaatgaaatgttatgctgtgcaaatatatgactctattacacgacaacaacatcatcaacaatataacacggtcacatacccacgttacaccgtttatattctatccaaaaggatacatcaccaattaataacatcgttatcaattacatcacaccataattaccacacaggcattaataagcacacaacacacattcaccgttctaacatactggccacatcggcatagatgaacgtataacacacttatacacatcaaattaatattggccatcggcccacaacttcatcaatacatcatcaacaagttgtaataacaacaattcaacaatgataatacatcattctcataacaacatttacttgccataaggccacacatcatgttaacaacaaacaaccaaacatcgtcatatatcaagaatgaacattcattaatacataacacatatgaacatgatctcatgttaccgataactaatcacatacctcgtaccattacgataacattcacacaacacatcatcatgatttatcatgcactagttcacaaagccatttatgaaaatcaaccaaccactactacatcctacattaTTAACAATTATGtgatttcatcaacaacacctcataaccaattaataacaagctaaccaagcctatactatcatatagaacatccaactagcttcctaacacttcgaacggcgtacgaaacggagctaaggatcaaaagttacaaggtttcaaagttttggaaaaacagaaaaagctgtcatccgcttcagctccgctcagcggacctgggcAGAGAaatttctgcaacagaacctccgctcagcggacccacctccgctcagcggacctgcgtaaacccagaaaaaaccagaacgcaccagaaccaTTCCagcccccttatacccaccaaaaccactccaaaacatcattacaacaccaatacaacacatacaaaccatagaaacaacctaacatcaagcttttcatggttaattcaccaatctaactcaaaacctaacattttacccaaactcaatcaagccatagaaatggaaaagaaagcatgatcaatcaccataacacaacaaggatatcatataatcatcatacaatcattctcaaacaaacttaaatcaaacaaagatcacacaagaaaattgtggaaattgaaaCAAGGAGAACAAGAACacaaacaagaacaagactataagaatcatacatccaagataaattagattcacccccttaccttgctatagcaacgatcggaactcgaatcggtcgagaatccaccaatctacacttttcctcttttcctcttcttctttctctcttcctttctttctcttctttttctcttctcttctttcctttctttttctttctatctttttccttataaagaaaatatatatcccgcggaaatgaccaaaatgcccctacgctcaaatatcgttcaaacgccccaaaacgcaaaatattaccttaataatatttccggtaccaaaaatatgaaaaccttcaattaaatattagtccgccatcccgaactaataccgactgaaacgactccaaaaacggtaaaattccaatagatgtcacaaacgtccaaattaagtatatacttattttccgggcgttacaataaGGGCTCTCCATATCACGATTTTTCACGAGTGAATGTTCGATAAAGACCGAGAAAATGACTCATAAATCAACACATAAGAATTAATTTAGAACCCAAAACCAAAGCTCAGCAACTACATCTTAAATAAATTGCACTACTTCAAGTATGTTCCCCATAAAATGATGAAACAAAAGACCAATAAGTAGAACTCTAAACCTGATAGAGGTAAAATGAATCAAAGGTTGTGAAGGAGGAGGTAAAGAAAATACATGATCGCAAGCCACACCCCAGAGACAACATACTAGGTTTGAGGAACAACTAGTACCGTCTGGACCATGACTATACGCACAATCCAGGAAACATATGAACCCAAAAAAAATGTGAAGCCTAATAAAGCAAAAGGCCTTTATGTTGGCATATCTTCGTGATGTCGAACAGGTGACATTAAGAGCTATAGAACAAAGGAAGGTTTTAGAACCTCGGAAACAAGCGTGGACTATCCTAGAATAACATCTGATCCAGATGTATGATTGGAGAAGGACTGCCATAGGACATAGTAAATGATACTCTATAATTAGCCTATCTGGACGAAGAGTTTACATCATAATATTCTAGGCCTTTAGAAACCTTATAAAACCATTATACAAGGGACTAACTACATAAAATCAAGATGCATACAATTTTACAACTTAAATACCTCACACATCCAATATTCACTAATTTGAGTTTCTAAGTATCAGGTATCAACCCCTTTTATTTAGAACtataaaccaaaaacaaaatttcttcttggaactACCAACGTCTGACTAACTTCACCATCAAATAAACAATTTCTTACAGGAAAGATCACTAATAATTTTGTAACGATTAAACTTATTTtatgtaattttaatttattttttagaaagAAGGGATAATTTATACTACATACAAATGATAGTAATATTATACTAcaagttttaaataaaaaataaataaattatactacaagtaaagtttgaaaaagaaatatgatcttttatttttctgattttgattcttgatttttaaataaCTGGTTGGCGGCATATATGTTCTCACTGTGTTCTTCTCTGCAAACAAAGCCAGTCAACTCATTCATGATCGAAAATTGAACAATCCAATTCATGCCAATCTCATTCTCACTATCCTTTCTTTCCACCCCACATAAcaattcagtttcaactacaTGTCACTATCACACTCTTCTTCTAACCACTTATGCGCATTACTCAAACTTTGCTGCGAAACCCGCAACTTCACCAATGCAAAAAGTCTCCATTCTCACATCATCAAAACCTTTCCAAACCCAGAAACCTTTCTCTTAAACAATCTCATCGCCTCCTATGCGAAACTCAACTCCATCACGTATGCCCGCAGGGTGTTCGATCAAATACCTCACCCGAATCTATACTCCTGGAACACCATTCTCTCGGCTTATTCCAAATTGGGCTTCGTTCCTGAGATGGAATACATGTTTAATAAAATGCCAACACGAGATGGGGTGTCGTGGAATTCGATAATCTCGGGCTATGCTGGTTGTGGCTCTGTTTATCAGTCTGTAAAGGCTTATAATTTGATGTTGAAGGAAGGTTCGTTTAATTTGAATCGGATTACGTTCTCGACTTTGCTTATACTTGCATCGAAAAGAGGCTGTGTTAAATTCGGTAGGCAGATTCATGGACATGTAGTGAAGTTTGGTTTTATGACGTATGTTTTTGTTGGGAGTCCTTTGGTGGATATGTACTCGAAGATGGGGTTGATAGTTTGTGCAAGGAAGGTTTTTGATGAGTTGCCTGAGAAGAATGTTGTTATGTATAATACTTTGATAACGGGACTGATGCGATGCGGTAGGGTTGAGGATTCGAAGAGACTGTTTTTTGATATGCGGAAAAGGGATTCGATTTCGTGGACATCGATGATTACGGGGTTTACTCAAAATGGGTTGGACAAAGAAGCGGTTGATTTGTTTAGAGATATGATATTTGAAAAGATGGAGATGGATCAGTATACATTTGGAAGTGTTTTAACTGCTTGTGGTGGTGTCGCGGCTTTACGAGAAGGAAAGCAGATTCATGGTTATATTATTAGGACTGATTATAAGGATAACATATTTGTTGCTAGCGCCCTTGTTGACATGTATTGCAAGTGTAAGAATataaaatcagcagagacagttTTCAAAAAGATGACTTGCAAGAATGTTGTATCTTGGACTGCAATGTTAGTGGGTTACGGACAAAATGGTTATAGTGAAGAAGCTGTTAAAACTTTTAGTGATATGCAAAAACATGGGATTGAGCCAGATGATTTCACCTTTGGAAGTGTAATTAGCTCATGTGCAAACCTTGCCAGCCTTGAAGAGGGTGCCCAATTCCATGCTAGAGCTCTCATTTCTGGCCTAATTTCTTTTATTACTGTTTCCAATGCTCTTGTTACATTATATGGTAAATGTGGAAGCGTTGAAGACTCCCATAAACTTTTTAGTGAAATGAGCTTCAGAGATGAAGTCACATGGACTGCACTTGTTTCTGGATATGCTCAGTTTGGTAAAGCCAACGAAACAATCAGGTTGTTTGAAAGCATGTTAGCGCATGGTTTAAAACCTGACAAGGTTACATTTATTGGGGTTCTTTCAGCTTGCAGTAGAGGAGGATTAGTGGAAAAAGGAAATCAAATATTCGAATCGATGATTAAGAAACATGGGATTGTACCGATTCAAGATCATTACACCTGCATGATTGATCTCTTCAGTCGATCTGGGAGGTTAGAAGAAGCGAAGACTTTTATAAACAATATGCCTTTCAGTCCTGATGCAATTGGTTGGGCAACATTGTTGAGTTCATGTAGATTCTACGGGAACATGGAAATTGGCAAGTGGGCAGCTGAGTTTCTTATGGAATTAGATCCACATAACACTGCTAGCTACGTCTTACTTTCAAGCGTCTATGCTGCTAAAGGAAAATGGGAGGAAGTTGCCAGATTAAGAAAAGGCATGAGAGATAAGGGTCTCAGAAAGGAACCGGGATGCAGCTGGATCAAATACAAGAACCAAGTGCACATTTTCTCTGCCGATGATAAGTCAAATCCATTTTCAGATCAAATTTATTCTGAGCTTGAAAAGTTGAACTACAAAATGATCAAAGAGGGTTATGTGCCTGATATGAATTCTGTTCTGCATGATGTTGAGGATTCAGAGAAAATAAAGATGCTAAATCACCATAGTGAAAAGCTTGCAATTGCCTTTGGATTGTTATTTATTCCTCCTGGTCTGCCCATACGAGTAGTGAAAAATCTGAGGGTTTGTGGGGATTGCCACAATGCAACTAAATATATATCTAAGATCACCCAAAGAGAGATTCTTGTAAGAGATGCAGCCCGGTTCCAC
The sequence above is drawn from the Vicia villosa cultivar HV-30 ecotype Madison, WI unplaced genomic scaffold, Vvil1.0 ctg.003976F_1_1, whole genome shotgun sequence genome and encodes:
- the LOC131641697 gene encoding putative pentatricopeptide repeat-containing protein At1g68930; translated protein: MSLSHSSSNHLCALLKLCCETRNFTNAKSLHSHIIKTFPNPETFLLNNLIASYAKLNSITYARRVFDQIPHPNLYSWNTILSAYSKLGFVPEMEYMFNKMPTRDGVSWNSIISGYAGCGSVYQSVKAYNLMLKEGSFNLNRITFSTLLILASKRGCVKFGRQIHGHVVKFGFMTYVFVGSPLVDMYSKMGLIVCARKVFDELPEKNVVMYNTLITGLMRCGRVEDSKRLFFDMRKRDSISWTSMITGFTQNGLDKEAVDLFRDMIFEKMEMDQYTFGSVLTACGGVAALREGKQIHGYIIRTDYKDNIFVASALVDMYCKCKNIKSAETVFKKMTCKNVVSWTAMLVGYGQNGYSEEAVKTFSDMQKHGIEPDDFTFGSVISSCANLASLEEGAQFHARALISGLISFITVSNALVTLYGKCGSVEDSHKLFSEMSFRDEVTWTALVSGYAQFGKANETIRLFESMLAHGLKPDKVTFIGVLSACSRGGLVEKGNQIFESMIKKHGIVPIQDHYTCMIDLFSRSGRLEEAKTFINNMPFSPDAIGWATLLSSCRFYGNMEIGKWAAEFLMELDPHNTASYVLLSSVYAAKGKWEEVARLRKGMRDKGLRKEPGCSWIKYKNQVHIFSADDKSNPFSDQIYSELEKLNYKMIKEGYVPDMNSVLHDVEDSEKIKMLNHHSEKLAIAFGLLFIPPGLPIRVVKNLRVCGDCHNATKYISKITQREILVRDAARFHLFKDGTCSCGDFW